The sequence below is a genomic window from Providencia rettgeri.
CTTTTTCAAGTTGAGTCGATTGTTCCCCCCAAAATTGCTCAATAACTTGAGTCAATGCAGGGACGGATAATGGTTTACTCAATACACCATCCATACCTGCATCAAAGTATTCTTTTTTATCTTTGAGAACATTTGCAGTTAATGCAATTAATGGTGGTAAGTCTTGCTTATCATACTGCTGTTTTAGTTGCCTAGAGATATCTAAACCTGTCATATCAGGTAATTGAATATCCAATAAAACTAAATCATATTCACCAGGGGCAAACATTTCGAGGGCATCTTTACCATTCATTGCCACATCAACCGTATTGCCTAAATTTTCTAATACAGAGCAAGCAACGACGACATTCAGTTCAATATCTTCTACGAGTAGAATATGCAATGCTGGCAATGGGTAATCGTCTTCACTATCTTGCTGTTCAGTAACATCATTTTCAACAACAGGCGCGGTAATGGATAACGTAAAAGTGGAACCTTGGCCTATTTCACTTTCAACTTGTATATCGCCTCCCATATTTTGTGCTAAACGACGAGATACAGAAAGCCCAATCCCCGTTCCCGTAGCCGGTTTACCACCAGCAGAATCTGTTACTTGATAATACATTGCAAAAATTTTATCTAGCTCGTCTTTCGGTATGCCTATGCCGCTATCCTGAACTTTAAAAAACAATTTATTTTCAGCTTCTTGCCAAATACTAAGCTTCACTTCACCTTTCTGCGTGAACTTAACTGCATTGCCAATTAAATTCCATAAGACTTGCCGTAAACGAGTCCCATCGGTTAAAACCGTTTTGGGTAATGCAGGCGCAACATCCATGACAAATTTTAGCCCTTTTGGCTGCACCAATAACCCACTTAAATTCTCTAAGTCATTCACAAATTCAGATAATGTGATTGGCTGGTTATCTAACTGAACTTTACGGCGTTCAATTTTATCCATCTCAATAATATCATTGAATATATTACCCAAAGTTACGGCACTGACATGGATCGTTTTTAAATAGCTAGATTGTTCCGAAGTTAAATCGGTGTCTAATAAAATTCGGCTCAAACCAACGATGCCGTTAAGGGGTGTACGAAGCTCGTGGCTGATTGTAGAGATAAAGGTGGTTTTCTCCCTACTCGCGTTCTCTAACGCCTCCTGATAGCGTTTACGCTCTGTTATATCGCGCCCAAAGCCCATTAGACCATGTCGTTTGCCAACTCGGTCATAAAAAGGCACTTTACGGAGCTCAAAACAGGCTTTACGGCCATCTGGATATACCAGCCACTGTTCATATGTGAGAGAAACATTATGCCGAAAAACTTTTTCATCGGTTTCCATAACCTTGGAGGCAATTTCAACATCATAAATATCTAATGGCGTTAACCCAACTAAGTGTTTTTCACTTTTCCCAGTCAACAGTTCCATTGCTCGGTTACATCCCGAAAACTCATTATTTTCGTTGCGATAATAGACTAGGTCAGGTGAGGCATCTAAGAATGAACGAAGTAATACAGATTGCTGCTCAAGTTCAATTTGTGTCTGCTCACGGTATTTCATTTCTTGTTTTAATTGCTCAAGAAGCTCTAAGTGAGCGCGCTCAGCCTTTTCTCGTTCTAAGATTTCAAGGTTAAGCTGTTCAATATTTCCCTGAAGTTGAATGTTTAAATCCGCATCACGCTTTCGCATAACTTCAAGTTTATCAACCATTCGCGATAAACGCTGCCGAGATTCTTCAAGTTGCTCAACCACCACCGACAAAAAGTAGACGGCTAATGGAGTGATGATTAACCCAAAGAAAATTGACCCCACCATGTCGAGGCTATCTACATGCCCCCTTAAAAAAATTGTCACTGCCATTTGCATTATCATGGCAAGAACAACCAGTGCAGCTGCGAGTAACAGAGAAAAACGCACTAGACCGAGCTTCATCATTAAATCGACATAGTATTGCGCAAGGCCGCGAAGTACTTTCATAACCACCCCTTAGTTAAATTCTCTTTGAATCATATATCAAACAAGGCAGTTTCGGATGATTATTCACTCGAAATGTCGATCCCGCTCATTCAATAGCCATTTTTTACGATTAATGATAAAAAACAATCAGGTATTTTCTTTCTATTAGATAAAGTAAAAGTTCATTTTGGATAACTTTTAATCACAATTACATAAAAATCAAAATAATAGCACTATTGTTCCTTGGGTAAGGCCGCTAAAATCACAGTAAAATCCCAAGCTATCTCAAGTAAAATCAGACAAAATCCAGTAAGGAATACCATGAATTCAAATATTTTCGGTCACCAACGTCGCGAACCGCTCAAAAAAGCGTTGGAAATCCGCAAAATAGCGTTTACTGAAATCTATGAGCCCGATAATGCCGTTGATGTACAACAGCAAGCGAGCCGTTGTCTATCTTGTGGTAGCCCTTTTTGTGAATGGAAGTGCCCGTTACATAACCCAATATCAAAGTGGCTCAAGCTTGCTGCCGAAGGCAAAATACTTGAAGCGGCAGAATTATCCCACCATACCAATAGCTTACCTGAAATCTGTGGGCGTGTTTGCCCACAAGAAAAACTCTGCGAATTAGCCTGTGTACTTCATGATACAACAGGTTCCGTCACTATCGGTCATATTGAACGATATGTTAATGATACCGCCTTTGAGATGGGATGGCGCCCAACGCCTTCCCCTATTCGTGCAGTGAACAAGCGTGTCGCCATTGTTGGTGCAGGTCCTGCAGGTCTTTCTTGCGCGGATGTACTTATTCGAAATGGTGTAAATGTCGTCGTTTATGATAAACACCCTGAAATAGGGGGATTACTCACCTTTGGTATTCCCTCATTTAAGTTAGAAAAGAAGCTGATGATCCAACGACGAGAAATATTTACAGAAATGGGCATTCAGTTTCAATTGAACACCGAGGTAGGTACAGATATCTCTCTAGATGAGCTTCTTTGCAATTATGACGCTATTTTTATTGGCACTGGTACTTACCAAGCTATTCGAGGTAACTTGCCTAAAAAATCGATTCAGGGCGTTTTTGAATCACTCCCCTATCTAATCGCAAATACGCGTTATTTAATGCAGCTTCCTATTCCTAATGACGAGCCCTATATCAATTTACACTCAAAAAGCGTTATCGTATTAGGAGGTGGAGATACTGCGATGGATTGTGTCCGTAGCGCCATTCGCCAAGGAGCGAAACAAGTTAGTTGTCTCTATCGTAGAGATGAACAAAGTCTACCAGCCTCACGAAAAGAAGTTGCCAATGCATTAGATGAAGGCGCTCAGTTCCATTTTAATTTGCAAGTCACCCAGTTTGCCGTTAATGAACAACAGCAGCTTACAGGGGTTTACGCCACTCGCACACAGAATGGCAAATTAGAAAATGGTCGACATCAATTAGAACTCGTTGATGATTCAACCTTTTTTATAGAAGCCGATGCCGTAATTGTGGCTTATGGATTTGCACCTCACCAACAAGCTTGGCTAGATAACGCATTAGTCAGGCGTGATAAGTATGGCCATATTTTGGCAAACCGTAATAGTCCCATACCTTTTCAAACTTCCCATGAAAAAGTGTTTGCCGGTGGGGATATAATAAGAGGTTCAGATCTTGTTGTGACTGCGATTGCTGATGGACGTAATGCTGCTGAAGGTATTTTGTTATTTCTAGGGGTTTAGTTAGCTATTTATATGAAATAGAAGGTATATAAAAACAGAGGGGGTCCCCCCTGTTTTTAATTTGCGACTAACCCGCCTAATGAGCTATTTTACAACTCTTAAAGAAGGCCTACCCTTTGGTGGTCGTGGTGGTTCATCCTCTGACGGCTCATGTGAATTTTCATCCACAAATTCAGCTTCATGAACTAAAGTAATGTTGTCTTCAGGTTCTTCAGCGTTCTCAAAACCTGTAGATAATTCTGCATCATAGGCAGCTTCAGGCTCAAACATCATTCCAGCACCATTTTCACGTGCATATACCGCCATAATTGCGGCCATAGGGACATAAACTTGACGCGGTATCCCACCAAAACGAGCATTAAAACGCACTTCATCATTGGTTATTTCAAAATTACCAACAGCTCTTGGCGCAACATTCAACACAATTTGCCCATCACGGGCAAACTCCATAGGAACGTTAACAGCAGGAACGGTGACATCAACCACCAAATGCGGAGTCATATCGTTATCAAGTAACCACTCGTAGTGGGCACGTAACAAATAAGGGCGACGTGGTGACATTGCTGTCATTTCCATCATTCTTTTAGCCTCTTGTAGACAAACGCATTTCGCGCTCAGATTCAGTCAACGATGCTAAGAATGCGTCACGAGCAAACACACGCTGCATATATAACTGCAAGTATTTGCTGCTAGATGGGTTCAATTCAATACCAAGTACGGGTAAACGCCATAATAGCGGCGCTAAATAGCAATCAACTAAACTGAATTCATCACTCATGAAGAATTCCATTTCAGCAAAAACAGGAGAAACAGCGATCAGTTCTTCAGACAGCTGACGACGGGCATTTGCGGCTTCTTGCGCACTACCATTCTCTATTTTACCCATTAATGAATACCAATCATTTTGAATACGGTGCATCAATTGGCGGCTAGTACCACGTGCAACAGGGTAAACTGGCATTAATGGTGGATGAGGAAAACGCTCATCAAGGTATTCCATGATAATGTGTGGGTCATAGAGAGTCAGATCACGGTCAACTAATGTTGGAACGCTCTGATATGGGTTGAGATCAATCAGATCCTGAGGCAGATGACCGGGTTCGACATGTTCAATTTCAACACTTACCCCTTTTTCAGCCAAAACGATACGTACCTGATGGCTAAAAATGTCAGTAGGGCCAGAGAACAATGTCATTACCGAACGTTTATTAGGAGCGACAGCCATTAAAACCTCCAAAATACAAAATGGACGAAATGTAATTAATTTTTAATTACCCATTACCCATTTTAAAATCCCCTGTGTTTAACTTTCATTTATCCATATTGAAAGTCAACACAACCCTCCCGCACAGTAAAGGCGAGAAATGTGAAATAAAAAAACAGGGACATATTCTAACAGATTTTGTACAACTTAGGGGGGCTACCTAGAGAAAATCATCGATTTATTTCATAAAAAATAAAGAAAAAGAAGAAACTCAGAATTTAACTAACACAAAAACAAAAACAAAAGAATAAAAACCTTAAAGTTAACTCTATAGTTTGAGCTATATTCATAAAAAATATACGAATACTGTTAACTCATAATTACGTTTAATTTTAGATTATTATTTTCTCTTTAAATTATATATTCGTTCTTATATAAAGCATCATGATTCAACGCCGTTATTCTATCATTTAGAATAAAAATGTAAGTAAAACAATAGACAATAAAAAACCCGCCACTAAGACGGGTTTTTTCATCAATTTTATACCCAAAGGGTAATAAATTAACGTTTGGAGAACTGTGGACGACGACGTGCTTTGCGCAGACCCACTTTTTTACGTTCAACAGAACGCGCATCACGGGTAACGAAACCAGCTTTACGCAGATCAGAACGAAGAGTCTCATCATAAGCCATCAGTGCACGAGTAATACCGTGACGGATTGCGCCTGCCTGACCTGAAATACCACCACCTTTAACAGTGATGTACAGATCCAATTTTTCCAACATTTCAACCAATTCTAACGGCTGACGAACGACCATGCGCGCAGTTTCGCGACCAAAGTATTGTTCCAGTGTACGTTGATTGATTGTGATGTTACCGCTACCCGGCTTAATAAAGACACGAGCAGATGAGCTTTTGCGGCGACCAGTGCCGTAGTATTGATTTTCAGCCATTGCTATAATCCCGATTAAATGTCAAGAACTTGCGGTTGTTGAGCCGCGTGGTTGTGCTCATTACCTGCGTAAACTTTCAGTTTACGGTACATTGCACGACCCAGAGGTCCTTTTGGCAACATGCCTTTAACCGCGATTTCAAGCACACGCTCAGGACTGCGAGCAATCATTTCTTCGAAAGTTGCTTGCTTGATTCCACCTACATGGCCAGTGTGGCGATAGTAGATTTTGTCTTCGCGTTTATTGCCGGTAACAGCAATTTTTTCTGCATTCAGAACGATGATGTAATCACCAGTATCCACGTGCGGAGTGTATTCCGCTTTATGCTTACCGCGCAGACGGCTAGCAATTTCAGTTGCAAGACGGCCTAAAGTTTTGCCATCTGCATCAACAACGTACCAGTCGCGTTTTACGGTCTCTGGTTTAGCTGTAAAAGTTTTCATTAAAACTTACCCAATATTGAAGTTACACGTTGGTGAACACTCATGTTCATAAGCTTTCTGAGGTTCACACGACTCTTTGTCCAGTAAACCTACCCCTTCGAGCAGCCTAACTGGCATTTATGCGTTATTTTTTGGGAAATAAAAAACAACGCTGTAACGTGGGGTCGCAAGATTATAGAGAAGTCAGAAACAAAAATCGACCCCAAATGCATTTTTTTTACGTTTGTTCGAATAAACATCGCACTTTGTACTTAAATCATGCAATCCAGGTGACTTTTTGCTAACAACCCTGTTTGATTACTCACTTTAAGTTAGATGCGGTATTTTCAAGTACTCTTCACTTTGCATTTCTTGCAATCGAGACAAGCAACGCTGGTACTCAAAAGCCAAAAGTTGCCCTTGATAAAGCGACTCCATTGGCACTTCCGCGTTAATAACTAATTTAACTTTTCGTTCGTAAAACTCATCAATTAATGCCAAAAAACGACGTGCTGGGTTTTCATCTATTGTTCCCATCACGGGGACATTGTACAACAACACGGTGTGGTAGCAATTTGATAGATAAATATAATCATTTTGGCTACGAGGCTCTTCACACAACACTTTAAACTCGATGGCTAATACCCCTTCCGCTGCATGAATGGCTTGCATCTTACGATGATTAACCTCTAAAACGGGATGTTGCTCTCCTTTCTTACCAGCCAACTTAATGAAAATTTCATCCAAATGCTGGCGATTTTGAGAATTAATCGGAGATAAAAAAAGATGTGCTTGAGTTAAGGTCCTTAAACGGTAATCAATGCCTGCATCGACATTCATCACATCACAGTATTTTTTAATTTGCTCAATAGCAGGTAAGAAACGCGCTCGCTGCAAACCGTTACGGTAGAGATTATCAGGGGGGATATTTGAAGTTGCGACCAGTGTGATCCCGCGAGCAAAGAGCCCTTCGAGCAAAGTGCCAAGGATCATAGCGTCGGTAATATCCGACACAAAAAACTCATCAAAACACAACACATCCGTTTGTTTTTTAAACTCATCTGCAATAATATCTAGCGGGTTCTCTTGGCCTTGCAACGCCATCAAATCTTCTTGTACTTTTTTCATAAACCGATGAAAATGCAAGCGAAGTTTACGAGTACCTGGCAAACTTTCGTAAAACATATCCATTAGCCAAGTCTTCCCACGACCAACGCCGCCCCACATATATAGTCCTTGTACGGGAATAATCGGCGCTGTTGACGTTTTACCTAAAAGACGACTAAAGCGTTGCTTTAAACCTGAAGGCTTATCTTGTAAAGTGGAAAAATTGGCATCAACAAGCTGCTGATATATTTTATCCAAGCGTTCCACAGCAAGCTTTTGTACGTCATCTGGCTGATAGTTGCCATCAGCAAGCGCTTGTTGATAACGCATTGTAGGGGTCATCGGCGACATTAACTGAATAATCCTTAAAAATTTTTCGGTTTTTTTACCGTTATTTGATATACACTGCCTTTATTATAACTAGATTCAGTTATCATTTAACTTTCGGTTAACGAGCGCTATAGAGTAAGGAAATTCGATTTAAGATTCCACTCTTAATAAGTTGTTGGCTAATTAAACCTATCGACTTCAAGGCTTGTAGATTTTTTCATCACTTAACTCGTCAGATGGCAATATGTTAAGACGCTTTACTTGACGCTTACATGCAACTTGAATTATTTAAGGTATAGTAACGGTAACAACACTAATTTCTGCGAACATTGAATCTGTAAACATTGAAGTAATGAAGGAGTCAGCATGACCTGGGAGTATGCATTAATCGGATTGATTGTGGGTTTTATCATCGGTGCATTAGTTGTGCGCTATGGCAACCCAAAGCTTCGCCAACAAAAAACAGCGCAAGCTGAGCTAGACAAAAAAAGTACTGAACTCGAAGAGTACCGTAAAGAACTTGTTAGCCATTTTGCCCGTAGCGCAGAATTATTGGATAAAATGGCACGCGATTACCGCCAGCTTTACCAACACATGGCACAAAGTTCGTCTGAATTAATGCCTGATATGCCAGAGCAAGACAACCCATTTAACTATCGTTTAACCGAATCTGAAGCAGATAACGACCAAGCGCCGGTTAAGATGCCACCAAGAGATTACTCAGATGGTGCTTCGGGTCTTTTCCGCCCTATCGAAGAGAAAGAAAAGTAAATTTTTATCTTTTATCACCAGTAAGCACCTTTTACTGGTGATTTACTATAAAACACACTAAATTTAATCACTTTCTGTGTGTCTTTCATTATTAAATTTTTATTTAATAATTCTGAACAAGATTTCCATCCAAATACAATTTAACAATTCATTTATCTACTGTATAGAAATTAAAGTTTCACTTAAAGCACGTGTAAATAGATGTAAAAGAGTAGATATTCGCTACCCGTCATGGGAACTTTTGCGCATAATCGGTAGTCATAGTCATCAGTAAAATTGAATCTGATACCAACCAATATTATATCAACGCATTGTGTTTCTTCTAAGTTGCATTCACAGTGAGTTAATAATTTATTCTTGAGAGAATCGACTGAATTATGAAAAGAAAAAACTTTTTTCTTACCGCAGTAGCAATGAGTTTAGGGTTATCTTTAGCGGCTATTCCTGCGGTTAGCAGTGCAGCATTGCCCGCCACTTTACCTGCTACAGCCCAAAGCCAGAACATGCCTAGCTTGGCCCCTATGCTTGAAAAAGTATTGCCTGCTGTAGTGAATATTCATGTGTCTGGTACCCGCGTACAGAGCCAACAAATTCCAGAAGAACTTAAATTCTTTTTTGGCCCAAATATACCACAGCAACAACAAAGCGTGCGTCCATTTGAAGGCTTAGGTTCTGGTGTCATTATTGACGCCCAGCAAGGTTATATTTTAACTAACAACCATGTCATTGATGGTGCTGACAAAATTCAAATTCAATTAAATGATGGTCGAGAAATTACAGTTAACTTAATTGGTAAAGACCCACAAACAGATATCGCCTTATTGAAAATAAGCAATGCAAAAGATATCAAAAATTTAACGGCTGTTAGTATTGCAGACTCTGACAAATTACGCGTTGGCGACTTCGCTGTCGCGGTGGGTAACCCATTTGGCCTAGGTCAAACAGCCACATCAGGGATTATCTCAGCATTAGGCCGTAGCGGTTTAAACCTTGAAGGGTTAGAAAACTTTATCCAAACCGATGCTTCCATTAACCGTGGTAACTCTGGTGGTGCACTCGTTAACTTAAATGGTGAATTAATCGGTATTAATACCGCTATTTTGGCACCAGGTGGCGGCAATATCGGTATCGGTTTTGCGATCCCAAGTAATATGGCTAAAAACCTGAGCGAGCAGTTAATTAAGCATGGTGAAGTCAAACGCGGGATCTTAGGTATAAAAGGTACTGAAATGAGCTCCGATATCGCTAAAGCATTTAATATTGATGCACAGCGCGGTGCTTTCGTGAGTGAAGTTTTACCTAAATCATCGGCGGCTAAAGCGGGTATTAAATCCGGTGATGTTTTAGTTTCTGTTGATGGTAAACGCATTAATAGCTTTGCTGAGCTAAGAGCCAAAATCGGCACCAGCCAAATCGGTAAAGAGATCACGATTGGTTTAATTCGCTCAGGCAAACCGATGGAAGTCAAAGTGGTTCTGGAGAACGACGAAGGCTCAACAACAAAAGCAGAAAAACTGAGTGAATCGTTATTAGGTGCAACAATTTCTAATGCAACCGTTAGCAACACTAAAGGTGTACAAGTAGACAGCGTAGCGCCAAAATCGCCAGCCGCAGCCATTGGCCTCGTAAAAGGTGATTTAATCTTTGGTGTCAATGACGCTCGTGTTGAGACTATTGAACAATTCCGTAAGATTATCGACGCTAAACCTCCGGTGTTAGCAATGAAAGTATTACGTGATGGCGAAACTTTATATTTACTGATGAGAAATTAATTCATCAAAAACCCTCTGAAAATCAATAAACGGGTACAGTATCACTCTGCTGTGCCCGTTTTTTTGTGTTATGCTCAGAACATGTTTAAGCGATAACTCAATATTTTATATCCTATGGTGAAAAAGCTAACTTTATCTGTCATGCTTGGCCTGTTGACTGCATTGATTATTATCGTTGCGGTTCCTTCTTTGCGCCCTCAAGGTTTAGCCGATTTACTATATGGTAAAACAAACAGTGAACCCGTCAGTTATAACAAAGCTGTACGCCGTGCTGCACCTGCAGTAGTCTATGTTTACAGCAGCTCAAAAGGGAGTTTTTCCCAGTCAGGACGTGAATTAAAATCCCTCGGTTCAGGTGTGATCATGAGCCAAAATGGCTACATTATCACCAATAAACATGTTGTTGATAACCCAGACCAAATCTTAGTGGCTTTACAAGATGGTGCTATTTTTGATGCCCTACTGGTTGGTTCTGATCCATTAACAGATCTCGCTGTACTGAGAATTGACGCTGATAACCTACCTGTCATTCCAATTAATACACAACGCGTCACTCATGTTGGTGATGTCGTACTTGCAATCGGTAACCCTTACAATATAGGTCAAACCGTTACTCAAGGGATTATCAGTGCAACCGGTCGCGTAGGGCTAAGTTCGACTCGCCGGCAAAATTTCCTGCAAACAGATGCTTCAATCAACTCGGGTAACTCTGGCGGGGCATTAATTAATACCGAAGGCGAGTTAGTTGGTATCAACACACTTTCTTTCACTGCAGGTCAAGGCATTAGCTCTGAAGGTTTAAGCTTTGCCATTCCTACCGCCCTTGCCACTAAGATCATGGATAAACTGATTCGTGATGGTCGAGTTATCCGTGGTTATATTGGTATTACAGCACGCGAATTGCCTCAAATCAGATCAAATCATAATAATATTAATCAAATACAAGGATTACGCGTTTTCCAGGTTGCCCCGGGCGGGCCAGCAGCCAAAGCGGGGATATTGCAAGGGGATATCATTTTATCCGTTGATGGCAAACCGGCCATTTCAGCCGCAGAAACCATGGACTTAGTCGCAGAAATCCGCCCTGGAAGCAAAACCGCAGTACAGATTTTACGAGATGGCGAAATTAAAAATATTGATGTGATTATCGAAGAAATTCCTGATGAGCAGGCAGGATAATCATTTTTAAACGGTCTTTCGTAAAAAAGGTTGTTCAATATCGAACAACCTTTTTTGATTTACTAAAAATAGATGAATGAAGCCAGCGCCTATTCACCTCATCAAAGCATTAATCATCTGAATGCACGCGCTGAATGTCTGCACCTAAGCCACGTAGTTTATCTTCGATATGCTCATAACCACGGTCAATATGATAAATACGGTCAACGGTTGTTGTCCCTTCAGCAATGCAGCCAGCAATAACTAAACTTGCAGAAGCACGTAAATCTGTTGCCATCACTTGTGCACTGGTTAATTTTTCAACTCCGTGACATAACACAGTATTACTTTCAATTTCAGCGTGAGCGCCCATACGGATTAGCTCAGGGATATGCATAAAACGGTTTTCAAAAATCGTTTCGGTGATCATACCAGCCCCATCAGCAACAAGATTAAGTAAACTAAACTGTGCTTGCATATCCGTTGGGAACCCTGGATGTGGTGCTGTACGTAATGTCACCGCTTTTGGACGCTGACCTTCCATATCTAAGCTAATCCAGTCATCACCGATTTCAATCTTAGCCCCTGCTTCACGTAGTTTAGCTAACACTGCATCGAGTGTATCTGGACGTGCATTGCGGCAGATGACTTTGCCGCGTGAAACCGCTGCAGCAATTAAAAATGTTCCCGTTTCAATACGGTCAGGCAGTACTTTATAAACTCCCCCACCTAAACGTTCAACACCATCTATAACAATACGGTCAGTACCTGCGCCTGTAATTTTTGCGCCAAGAGTATTTAAGAAGTTGGCGGTGTCTTCAATTTCAGGTTCACGTGCCGCATTCTCAATCGTTGTTGTGCCTTCAGCTAGCGTTGCAGCTGTCATAATAGAGACAGTCGCACCCACACTGACTTTATCCATTACGATATCCGCACCTTTCAAACGCCCATCGACTGTCGCTTTCACATAACCATCTTCCAGAACAATGTTGGCGCCTAATTGTTCTAAACCAGAGATATGTAAATCAACAGGACGAGCACCAATAGCACAGCCGCCAGGTAAAGAAACTTCACCATGACCAAAACGAGCAACCAATGGTGCCAAAGCCCAAATAGATGCACGCATAGTTTTAACGAGGTCATAAGGCGCA
It includes:
- the arcB gene encoding aerobic respiration two-component sensor histidine kinase ArcB yields the protein MKVLRGLAQYYVDLMMKLGLVRFSLLLAAALVVLAMIMQMAVTIFLRGHVDSLDMVGSIFFGLIITPLAVYFLSVVVEQLEESRQRLSRMVDKLEVMRKRDADLNIQLQGNIEQLNLEILEREKAERAHLELLEQLKQEMKYREQTQIELEQQSVLLRSFLDASPDLVYYRNENNEFSGCNRAMELLTGKSEKHLVGLTPLDIYDVEIASKVMETDEKVFRHNVSLTYEQWLVYPDGRKACFELRKVPFYDRVGKRHGLMGFGRDITERKRYQEALENASREKTTFISTISHELRTPLNGIVGLSRILLDTDLTSEQSSYLKTIHVSAVTLGNIFNDIIEMDKIERRKVQLDNQPITLSEFVNDLENLSGLLVQPKGLKFVMDVAPALPKTVLTDGTRLRQVLWNLIGNAVKFTQKGEVKLSIWQEAENKLFFKVQDSGIGIPKDELDKIFAMYYQVTDSAGGKPATGTGIGLSVSRRLAQNMGGDIQVESEIGQGSTFTLSITAPVVENDVTEQQDSEDDYPLPALHILLVEDIELNVVVACSVLENLGNTVDVAMNGKDALEMFAPGEYDLVLLDIQLPDMTGLDISRQLKQQYDKQDLPPLIALTANVLKDKKEYFDAGMDGVLSKPLSVPALTQVIEQFWGEQSTQLEKVSNDRDASSVDESILDCDMLEQYIELVGPKLIYDGLDVFEKMLPGYLAILDSNMVAKDQKGIVEEAHKIKGAAGSVGLKNLQKIAQQIQSPDLPAWWDNVQEWVDELKQDWKADIETLRNWVDERTKK
- a CDS encoding FAD-dependent oxidoreductase translates to MNSNIFGHQRREPLKKALEIRKIAFTEIYEPDNAVDVQQQASRCLSCGSPFCEWKCPLHNPISKWLKLAAEGKILEAAELSHHTNSLPEICGRVCPQEKLCELACVLHDTTGSVTIGHIERYVNDTAFEMGWRPTPSPIRAVNKRVAIVGAGPAGLSCADVLIRNGVNVVVYDKHPEIGGLLTFGIPSFKLEKKLMIQRREIFTEMGIQFQLNTEVGTDISLDELLCNYDAIFIGTGTYQAIRGNLPKKSIQGVFESLPYLIANTRYLMQLPIPNDEPYINLHSKSVIVLGGGDTAMDCVRSAIRQGAKQVSCLYRRDEQSLPASRKEVANALDEGAQFHFNLQVTQFAVNEQQQLTGVYATRTQNGKLENGRHQLELVDDSTFFIEADAVIVAYGFAPHQQAWLDNALVRRDKYGHILANRNSPIPFQTSHEKVFAGGDIIRGSDLVVTAIADGRNAAEGILLFLGV
- the sspB gene encoding ClpXP protease specificity-enhancing factor, whose product is MMEMTAMSPRRPYLLRAHYEWLLDNDMTPHLVVDVTVPAVNVPMEFARDGQIVLNVAPRAVGNFEITNDEVRFNARFGGIPRQVYVPMAAIMAVYARENGAGMMFEPEAAYDAELSTGFENAEEPEDNITLVHEAEFVDENSHEPSEDEPPRPPKGRPSLRVVK
- the sspA gene encoding stringent starvation protein SspA → MAVAPNKRSVMTLFSGPTDIFSHQVRIVLAEKGVSVEIEHVEPGHLPQDLIDLNPYQSVPTLVDRDLTLYDPHIIMEYLDERFPHPPLMPVYPVARGTSRQLMHRIQNDWYSLMGKIENGSAQEAANARRQLSEELIAVSPVFAEMEFFMSDEFSLVDCYLAPLLWRLPVLGIELNPSSSKYLQLYMQRVFARDAFLASLTESEREMRLSTRG
- the rpsI gene encoding 30S ribosomal protein S9: MAENQYYGTGRRKSSSARVFIKPGSGNITINQRTLEQYFGRETARMVVRQPLELVEMLEKLDLYITVKGGGISGQAGAIRHGITRALMAYDETLRSDLRKAGFVTRDARSVERKKVGLRKARRRPQFSKR
- the rplM gene encoding 50S ribosomal protein L13, with translation MKTFTAKPETVKRDWYVVDADGKTLGRLATEIASRLRGKHKAEYTPHVDTGDYIIVLNAEKIAVTGNKREDKIYYRHTGHVGGIKQATFEEMIARSPERVLEIAVKGMLPKGPLGRAMYRKLKVYAGNEHNHAAQQPQVLDI
- the zapE gene encoding cell division protein ZapE, translated to MSPMTPTMRYQQALADGNYQPDDVQKLAVERLDKIYQQLVDANFSTLQDKPSGLKQRFSRLLGKTSTAPIIPVQGLYMWGGVGRGKTWLMDMFYESLPGTRKLRLHFHRFMKKVQEDLMALQGQENPLDIIADEFKKQTDVLCFDEFFVSDITDAMILGTLLEGLFARGITLVATSNIPPDNLYRNGLQRARFLPAIEQIKKYCDVMNVDAGIDYRLRTLTQAHLFLSPINSQNRQHLDEIFIKLAGKKGEQHPVLEVNHRKMQAIHAAEGVLAIEFKVLCEEPRSQNDYIYLSNCYHTVLLYNVPVMGTIDENPARRFLALIDEFYERKVKLVINAEVPMESLYQGQLLAFEYQRCLSRLQEMQSEEYLKIPHLT
- the zapG gene encoding Z-ring associated protein ZapG encodes the protein MTWEYALIGLIVGFIIGALVVRYGNPKLRQQKTAQAELDKKSTELEEYRKELVSHFARSAELLDKMARDYRQLYQHMAQSSSELMPDMPEQDNPFNYRLTESEADNDQAPVKMPPRDYSDGASGLFRPIEEKEK
- a CDS encoding Do family serine endopeptidase yields the protein MKRKNFFLTAVAMSLGLSLAAIPAVSSAALPATLPATAQSQNMPSLAPMLEKVLPAVVNIHVSGTRVQSQQIPEELKFFFGPNIPQQQQSVRPFEGLGSGVIIDAQQGYILTNNHVIDGADKIQIQLNDGREITVNLIGKDPQTDIALLKISNAKDIKNLTAVSIADSDKLRVGDFAVAVGNPFGLGQTATSGIISALGRSGLNLEGLENFIQTDASINRGNSGGALVNLNGELIGINTAILAPGGGNIGIGFAIPSNMAKNLSEQLIKHGEVKRGILGIKGTEMSSDIAKAFNIDAQRGAFVSEVLPKSSAAKAGIKSGDVLVSVDGKRINSFAELRAKIGTSQIGKEITIGLIRSGKPMEVKVVLENDEGSTTKAEKLSESLLGATISNATVSNTKGVQVDSVAPKSPAAAIGLVKGDLIFGVNDARVETIEQFRKIIDAKPPVLAMKVLRDGETLYLLMRN